In Tachysurus fulvidraco isolate hzauxx_2018 chromosome 1, HZAU_PFXX_2.0, whole genome shotgun sequence, a single window of DNA contains:
- the LOC113645037 gene encoding high affinity immunoglobulin gamma Fc receptor I-like — protein sequence MLTVKLGESSPVSLIIRPSRTQHFTADSLSLSCGDQSDSTGWTVRGYTQSETSSDCSSVSGSTCNISSLSTSHTGVYWCQSVSGGRSNSVNITVHNGDVILDSPVHPVTEGQPLILRCLNRSKLSESRVYFYKNDSILQKQTTGEMIISSVSKSDEGFYHCKHSERGESPKSWVSVRNGKAPTSVLKLLSSVATASLYVLVTIILAVKCYRARAEPDEDNRPYRVIEAETSF from the exons ATGTTAACAGTAAAGCTGG GTGAATCTTCTCCAGTGTCTCTGATCATCAGACCgagcagaactcaacactttactgctgactctctctcactgagctgtggGGACCAGAGTGACtctactggatggacagtgagagGATACACACAAAGTGAGACATCGTCCGATTGTTCATCAGTTTcaggatctacatgtaacatcagctccctctctacatcacacactggagtttactggtgtcAGTCTGTATCTGGAGGACGCAGTAATTCTGTTAACATCACAGTGCACA ATGGTGACGTGATCCTGGACAGTCCTGTccatcctgtgactgagggacaACCTCTGATTTTACGCTGTTTAAATCGCTCAAAGCTCTCAGAGTctcgtgtttatttttataaaaatgattcCATCCTCCAGAAGCAGAcaacaggagagatgatcatcagtagtgtctcaaagtcagatgaaggtttctaccactgtaaacactcagagagaggagagtcaccGAAAAGCTGGGTTTCAGTCAGAA ATGGAAAAGCTCCAACATCTGTACTGAAGCTCCTCAGCAGTGTAGCAACAGCCTCCCTGTATGTGCTGGTGACCATCATTCTGGCAGTGAAATGTTACAGAGCTCGAG CTGAACCCGATGAGGACAACAGACCATACAGAGTGATAGAAGCTGAAACGTCTTTCTGA